In Streptomyces violaceusniger Tu 4113, one DNA window encodes the following:
- a CDS encoding ATP-binding protein, with protein sequence MLLEREAELAQAAEALKAGAAGDSSLVLLTGPMGIGRTALLQQLPMLAEGEEIHVLRANAAPVEQDFALGVVRQLFDSLLTGVPEELHECRLGGEGDLYRTVFSDDAPLLDDGGTLTMPEEALYGLRSALAAVSADSPLLILVDDLQWVDAPSLRWLAFLVKRLHGLRAVVVCALRDGYRRPGDPLLREVVDAARRELRPAPLSLGATKEVIHEQFGVPGDEEFARACHETSAGNPLFLKSVLADLAMSGLRPTAEQVEAVRSLRPALLRERLAGSLRVQPRPARDLAAAIAVLGGQAEPDLLARLAGLDPIGFLATLRDLHEVGLLAAEQEPRFLHRVVQDAVESSMTVAERERLHDAAAALLYHNGRPAELVAAQLMAVTSSSHPWAVEVLRAAADTALRRGAPRTAARYLRRALLDGSLAGEGRARLLIDLATAERGFDPAACERHISQAIPLLTTPRLRAAAALRISPTIVGLGPPSAIDLLHQVAEDLGPAASLEGTARDVALRLEARLRHAGHEDPAELAAAVERLSALGEDPALVTAAERELTAVLLNSAVLTARWPAAEVSRLANRILEREPATSEQVHTPLPLVVIGLVAADSVRGISSWLAMEQQTRRQGGTVADALVNVQQAMVLSARGRVSQAREYAERAVRLAEVHWQEAGVVSTLALTRVALDLQDPVLIERILDGPGRRRSSSLALTTTLQFAKAAQDAGNGRWTSALETLLACGRQLEASGWRNPVLFAWRPWAAELHRRVGDPGAAGALAEEELLRAKEWGAPVALGRALRMKARLTGGGQGVRLLRESVDVLRASADELELARTLLLLGRRLGPGGEAAAVLQEAGGLAAACGVPWLVERIRAADGSGASAAPPEAALTRTERTVASLVGRGLTNQEAAAELGVSSRAIEKHLTSSYRKLGVSGRRELIELLPRMDS encoded by the coding sequence ATGTTGCTTGAACGGGAGGCCGAACTGGCCCAGGCCGCCGAGGCCCTGAAGGCCGGGGCGGCGGGCGACTCGTCGCTGGTGCTGCTCACCGGCCCCATGGGCATCGGCCGGACCGCGCTGCTGCAACAGTTGCCGATGCTCGCCGAGGGCGAGGAGATCCACGTCCTGCGCGCCAACGCCGCGCCGGTGGAGCAGGACTTCGCCCTCGGCGTGGTCCGCCAGCTCTTCGACAGCCTGCTGACCGGTGTCCCGGAGGAACTCCACGAGTGCCGGCTGGGGGGAGAGGGCGACCTCTACCGGACGGTCTTCTCCGACGACGCCCCGCTGCTCGACGACGGCGGCACCCTCACGATGCCCGAGGAGGCGCTGTACGGCCTGCGCTCGGCGCTGGCCGCGGTCAGCGCCGACAGCCCGCTGCTCATCCTGGTGGACGACCTGCAGTGGGTCGACGCCCCGTCGTTGCGCTGGCTCGCCTTCCTCGTCAAGCGGCTGCACGGGCTGCGCGCCGTGGTCGTCTGCGCGCTGCGGGACGGCTACCGGCGCCCCGGGGACCCGCTGCTGCGGGAGGTCGTCGACGCGGCGCGGCGGGAGCTGCGCCCCGCGCCGCTGTCGCTGGGCGCCACCAAGGAAGTGATCCACGAGCAGTTCGGCGTGCCGGGGGACGAGGAGTTCGCCCGCGCCTGCCATGAGACCTCCGCGGGCAATCCGTTGTTCCTGAAGTCGGTGCTGGCGGACCTGGCCATGAGCGGCCTGCGGCCCACCGCCGAGCAGGTCGAGGCGGTCCGCTCGCTGCGCCCCGCCCTGCTGCGCGAGCGGCTGGCCGGCTCCCTGCGCGTCCAGCCGCGGCCGGCGCGGGACCTGGCCGCGGCCATCGCGGTCCTCGGCGGCCAGGCGGAGCCGGACCTGCTGGCCCGGCTGGCCGGGCTGGACCCGATCGGCTTCCTGGCCACGCTGCGCGATCTCCACGAGGTGGGGCTGCTCGCCGCCGAGCAGGAGCCGCGCTTCCTCCACCGGGTGGTGCAGGACGCGGTGGAGTCCTCGATGACCGTGGCGGAACGGGAGCGGCTGCACGACGCCGCGGCGGCCCTGCTGTACCACAACGGACGCCCCGCCGAGCTGGTCGCGGCCCAGCTCATGGCCGTGACCAGCTCGAGCCATCCCTGGGCGGTGGAGGTGCTGCGGGCCGCGGCGGACACCGCGCTGCGCCGCGGGGCGCCGCGTACCGCCGCCCGCTATCTGCGCCGCGCCCTGCTGGACGGCTCGCTGGCGGGGGAGGGCCGGGCCCGGCTGCTGATCGATCTGGCCACCGCGGAGCGCGGCTTCGACCCGGCCGCCTGCGAACGCCATATCTCCCAGGCGATACCCCTGCTGACGACGCCCAGGCTCCGGGCCGCCGCGGCCCTGCGGATCTCGCCGACCATCGTGGGCCTGGGGCCCCCGTCGGCCATCGATCTGCTGCACCAGGTCGCCGAGGACCTGGGGCCCGCGGCCTCGCTGGAGGGCACGGCGCGCGATGTGGCGCTGCGGCTGGAGGCGCGGCTGCGACACGCCGGACACGAGGATCCGGCGGAGCTGGCCGCCGCGGTGGAGCGGCTGTCCGCGCTGGGGGAGGATCCGGCGCTGGTCACCGCCGCCGAGCGTGAGCTGACGGCGGTGCTGCTCAACTCGGCGGTGCTCACCGCCCGATGGCCCGCGGCCGAGGTCTCCCGGCTGGCGAACCGCATCCTGGAGCGCGAACCGGCCACCTCCGAACAGGTCCACACCCCGCTGCCGCTGGTGGTGATCGGACTGGTCGCCGCCGATTCGGTACGGGGGATCAGCTCCTGGCTCGCCATGGAACAGCAGACGCGGCGGCAGGGCGGCACCGTCGCCGACGCGCTCGTCAACGTCCAGCAGGCCATGGTGCTCAGTGCCCGGGGACGCGTCTCCCAGGCGCGTGAGTACGCCGAGCGGGCCGTGCGGCTGGCCGAGGTGCACTGGCAGGAGGCCGGGGTCGTCTCCACCCTCGCCCTGACCCGAGTCGCCCTGGACCTTCAGGACCCCGTACTGATCGAGCGGATTCTGGACGGCCCTGGGCGGCGCCGCTCCTCGAGCCTGGCCCTGACCACGACGCTGCAGTTCGCCAAGGCGGCGCAGGACGCCGGGAACGGACGCTGGACCAGCGCCCTGGAAACCCTCCTGGCCTGCGGCCGGCAGTTGGAGGCGTCGGGCTGGCGCAACCCCGTGCTCTTCGCCTGGCGGCCCTGGGCGGCCGAGCTTCACCGGCGCGTCGGCGACCCCGGCGCGGCCGGGGCGCTGGCCGAGGAGGAGCTGCTGCGGGCGAAGGAGTGGGGCGCACCGGTGGCGCTCGGCCGCGCGCTGCGGATGAAGGCCCGGCTGACCGGCGGTGGCCAGGGGGTGCGGCTGCTGCGTGAATCGGTCGATGTGCTGCGCGCCTCGGCCGATGAACTGGAACTCGCCCGCACCCTGCTGCTGCTGGGCCGGCGGCTGGGGCCGGGCGGCGAGGCGGCGGCGGTACTCCAGGAGGCCGGGGGCCTGGCCGCGGCGTGCGGGGTCCCATGGCTGGTCGAGCGGATCCGCGCCGCGGACGGCAGCGGTGCGTCGGCCGCCCCGCCGGAGGCGGCCCTCACCCGAACCGAGCGCACCGTGGCCTCCCTCGTGGGACGTGGCCTCACCAATCAGGAGGCCGCCGCCGAGCTGGGGGTGAGCTCCCGCGCCATCGAGAAGCATCTGACCAGTTCCTATCGCAAACTGGGCGTCTCCGGACGCCGCGAGCTCATCGAGCTGCTGCCTCGCATGGATTCATGA
- a CDS encoding LuxR C-terminal-related transcriptional regulator has protein sequence MRQFDQPGACVVCLDPSLTVQQANREFFRQFDDASTDVCGRDFCDLLHPSVRQAVKRQFTRLLDGSRHRFTTHVVAIGAEGAAFTSGLTAVAVREGSAHVASILVVLRPTAGGEEVDMVTDRKKLLTETEARILEGIAAGLSTIPLASRLYLSRQGVEYHVTRLLRKLRVPNRAALVSRAYSIGVLNVGCWPPKVVDDFVK, from the coding sequence TTGCGCCAGTTCGACCAGCCAGGGGCCTGTGTCGTCTGTCTTGACCCGTCGCTCACCGTCCAGCAGGCGAACCGGGAGTTCTTCCGGCAGTTCGACGACGCCTCCACGGACGTGTGCGGCCGTGACTTCTGTGACCTTCTGCACCCCAGTGTGCGGCAGGCGGTGAAGCGGCAGTTCACCCGGCTTCTCGACGGCTCCCGGCACCGGTTCACCACCCATGTGGTGGCCATCGGGGCCGAGGGGGCCGCCTTCACCAGCGGGCTCACGGCGGTCGCCGTGCGCGAGGGCTCCGCCCATGTGGCCTCGATCCTGGTGGTCCTGCGACCCACGGCGGGTGGCGAGGAGGTGGACATGGTCACCGACCGCAAGAAGCTCCTCACCGAGACCGAGGCGCGCATTCTGGAGGGCATCGCTGCCGGGCTCTCCACGATCCCCCTGGCCTCCCGGCTCTACCTCAGCCGGCAGGGTGTCGAGTACCACGTGACACGGCTGCTGCGGAAGCTGCGGGTGCCCAACCGGGCCGCCCTCGTCTCCCGCGCCTACTCCATCGGCGTCCTCAACGTCGGCTGCTGGCCGCCAAAGGTCGTCGACGACTTCGTCAAATGA
- a CDS encoding PucR family transcriptional regulator, with translation MNGSGGTAYDAAGRPPSRPAGPPRVPGRSPLSLADVLRLPVLAAGVPEVVSGHGQLSRPVRWVHVTELLDPASFLKGGELVLTTGMPLPEDPALVRRYVDELADIGAAGLVIELVRRYHRPPSELVRACLARDFPLVLLSRTVNFVEVTQVLHSLIVGSQVESLRRAQDVHDTFTALTLRGAGPEEVVDMAAEMSGHPVVLENLVHQAVICGSPGRGVEGALTGWERRSRATPSPDRTGLSGPEDWLVTAVEYRGERWGRLLMLPDGAGHSAVGPEDAMVLERTATALTIARLTHHTRWERRARRTLLLDLVEQRCRSMGEARARAEALGVPVAGRRLMVALVSPGPGAGETTELEDRLTDELGAAGAAVLVGAVPGDHIGVLLALPAATSWRPLVERLSRSVRESRPEAVISVGSEVSELSQTARSFQQAARVADAAVPGTPDKAFHELSDIGLRQLLYALRGDVRLQEFVERQLGRLVDYDERHGTDLLPVLHTFLDAAGNKTVAAKRANLSRQAFYQRLHSIERVLGCDLESGEQRTQLHVALTAFRLLRLSRGPAPS, from the coding sequence ATGAACGGCTCCGGCGGCACCGCGTACGACGCCGCCGGACGGCCGCCGTCCCGCCCCGCCGGGCCCCCGCGGGTCCCGGGGCGCTCCCCGCTCAGCCTCGCCGACGTGCTGCGGCTTCCGGTGCTGGCCGCCGGGGTGCCGGAGGTGGTGTCCGGCCATGGACAGCTCTCCCGGCCGGTCCGCTGGGTGCATGTCACCGAACTGCTCGACCCGGCATCCTTCCTCAAGGGCGGGGAGCTGGTGCTGACCACCGGGATGCCGCTGCCCGAGGACCCGGCGCTGGTCCGCCGGTATGTCGACGAGCTCGCGGACATCGGCGCCGCCGGGCTGGTCATCGAGCTGGTGCGGCGCTACCACCGGCCGCCGTCGGAGCTGGTGCGGGCCTGTCTGGCGCGGGACTTCCCGCTCGTCCTGCTCTCCCGGACCGTGAACTTCGTGGAGGTCACCCAGGTACTCCACTCCCTGATCGTCGGCAGCCAGGTGGAGAGCCTGCGCCGGGCCCAGGACGTCCACGACACCTTCACCGCGCTGACCCTGCGGGGCGCCGGGCCCGAGGAGGTGGTGGACATGGCGGCCGAGATGAGCGGGCATCCCGTGGTGCTGGAGAACCTGGTGCACCAGGCCGTGATCTGCGGTTCGCCGGGGCGCGGGGTGGAGGGGGCGCTGACCGGCTGGGAGCGGCGCTCGCGCGCCACGCCCTCGCCCGACCGGACCGGGCTGAGCGGTCCGGAGGACTGGCTGGTGACCGCGGTGGAGTACCGGGGCGAGCGGTGGGGGCGGCTGCTGATGCTCCCGGACGGGGCCGGGCATTCGGCGGTCGGCCCCGAGGACGCGATGGTCCTGGAGCGCACCGCCACGGCCCTGACCATCGCCCGGCTCACCCATCACACCCGCTGGGAGCGGCGGGCCCGGCGCACGCTGCTGCTGGACCTGGTGGAGCAGCGCTGCCGCTCGATGGGGGAGGCCCGGGCCAGGGCCGAGGCGCTGGGCGTGCCGGTCGCGGGCCGCCGGCTGATGGTGGCACTGGTCAGCCCGGGCCCCGGCGCCGGGGAGACGACCGAGCTGGAGGACCGGCTGACGGACGAGCTGGGGGCGGCCGGGGCGGCCGTGCTGGTCGGCGCGGTGCCCGGTGACCACATAGGGGTTCTGCTGGCCCTGCCCGCCGCCACGTCCTGGCGGCCGCTGGTGGAGCGGCTGAGCCGGTCGGTGCGGGAGTCCCGTCCGGAGGCCGTGATCAGCGTCGGCTCGGAGGTGTCGGAGCTGTCACAGACCGCCCGGTCGTTCCAGCAGGCGGCGCGGGTCGCGGACGCCGCCGTTCCGGGGACGCCGGACAAGGCGTTCCACGAGCTGTCCGACATCGGGCTGCGGCAGTTGCTGTACGCGCTGCGCGGCGATGTGCGGCTCCAGGAGTTCGTGGAGCGGCAGTTGGGACGGCTGGTGGACTACGACGAGCGGCACGGCACCGATCTGCTGCCGGTGCTGCACACCTTTCTGGACGCGGCGGGCAACAAGACGGTGGCCGCCAAGCGCGCGAACCTGTCCCGCCAGGCGTTCTACCAGCGGCTGCACTCGATAGAGCGGGTGCTCGGCTGCGATCTGGAGTCGGGTGAGCAGCGCACCCAGCTCCATGTGGCGCTCACCGCCTTCCGTCTGTTGCGGCTGTCCCGGGGCCCGGCCCCGTCCTGA
- a CDS encoding aspartate aminotransferase family protein, translating to MTNLSPQLRQATPVVAVRGEGAYIDGEDGRRYLDFTAGIGVTSTGHCHPRVVAAAQEQVGTLIHGQYTTVMHPPLRRLVEKLGEVLPTGLDSLFFSNSGSEAVESALRLARQATGRPNVLVCHGGFHGRTVAAASMTTSGTRFRSGFSPLMSGVVVTPFPTAYRYGWDEETATRFALRELDYVLQTISPPDDTAAIIVEPVLGEGGYVPATEGFLQGLRERADRHGFLLILDEVQTGVGRTGRFWGHDHFGIRPDILVTAKGLASGFPLSGIAASEELMSKAWPGSQGGTYGANAVACAAAAATLDVVREENLVANAEAMGARLRSGLEDVAAKTPAIGDVRGLGLMLASEFVTEDGEPDPATAARVQRAAVDEGLLLLLCGAWNHVVRMIPALVVDEAAIDEGLRAWSAAVSAGTADS from the coding sequence ATGACCAATCTGTCGCCGCAGCTCCGTCAAGCCACTCCGGTGGTCGCCGTCCGAGGAGAGGGCGCCTACATCGACGGCGAGGACGGGCGGCGATACCTCGACTTCACCGCGGGCATCGGCGTCACCAGCACCGGACACTGCCATCCGCGGGTCGTCGCCGCCGCGCAGGAGCAGGTGGGCACGCTCATCCACGGCCAGTACACGACCGTCATGCACCCACCGCTGCGGCGGCTGGTCGAGAAGCTGGGCGAGGTGCTCCCCACCGGCCTCGACAGTCTGTTCTTCTCCAACTCCGGCAGCGAGGCCGTCGAGTCGGCCCTGCGCCTCGCCCGCCAGGCCACCGGCCGGCCCAACGTCCTGGTCTGCCACGGCGGATTCCACGGCCGCACGGTGGCCGCCGCCTCCATGACCACCTCCGGAACCCGCTTCCGCTCCGGCTTCTCGCCCCTGATGAGCGGCGTCGTGGTGACCCCGTTCCCCACGGCCTACCGGTACGGCTGGGACGAGGAGACCGCGACCCGGTTCGCCCTGCGGGAGCTGGACTACGTCCTGCAGACCATCTCCCCGCCCGACGACACCGCCGCGATCATCGTCGAACCGGTGCTCGGCGAGGGCGGCTACGTACCCGCCACCGAGGGCTTCCTGCAGGGCCTGCGGGAGCGGGCCGACCGCCATGGCTTCCTGCTGATCCTGGACGAGGTGCAGACCGGGGTGGGCCGCACCGGACGGTTCTGGGGCCATGACCACTTCGGCATCCGCCCCGACATCCTGGTCACCGCCAAGGGGCTGGCCAGCGGCTTCCCACTGTCCGGCATCGCCGCCTCCGAGGAGCTGATGAGCAAGGCATGGCCCGGCTCCCAGGGCGGCACCTACGGCGCCAACGCCGTGGCCTGCGCGGCCGCCGCCGCCACCCTCGACGTGGTCCGCGAGGAGAACCTGGTGGCCAACGCCGAGGCGATGGGGGCGCGGCTGCGCAGCGGTCTGGAGGACGTGGCCGCCAAGACCCCGGCCATCGGCGATGTGCGCGGCCTCGGCCTCATGCTGGCCAGCGAATTCGTCACCGAGGACGGGGAGCCGGACCCGGCGACCGCGGCCCGGGTACAGCGCGCCGCCGTGGACGAGGGACTGTTGCTGCTCCTGTGCGGGGCCTGGAACCATGTGGTCCGGATGATCCCCGCCCTCGTCGTCGACGAAGCGGCGATCGACGAGGGTCTGCGCGCCTGGTCCGCCGCCGTCAGCGCCGGAACAGCGGACTCCTGA